The DNA sequence AAGAACCCAGATCGACGATTTTTTGAAAATTCAACCTTGCATCAAAGACGATTTTGATGCCGTCTTGCGGAGTTATCCGGTTTTCTTACAGCCGCAAATCGCAATTCGTTTTGCTTCTGCCATTTTTGTTCCTCCCCAGCCGCAGTTCGACACACTCATTGTTTCGTAAGTTTTACCTGAAACTCATTTTTAAATGCCCGATCAAAATAAGGTTTTGATCATTTGATGCCGGATTCACACTAATTCCGTGAGTTCAGTTTCGTTGCATTCAAACGCTACAAAATTAGGATTCAGGATATGGTATTTTTTAGGTCGAAGGCATTGCTACACATTCAACTGTGGCGAAATGCATTTTAACGGCCAATAGTCTATTCAAAAAAAATAAAACATGAAAATCAGTTTTGTCAAAACAATATACTTTATAATTTTTTCAGCATTTCTTTTTTCGTGCACCAGTAACAACGACGAACCCATTGTTGATCCGCTTGACGGTTATACCAAACTTGCCGATGACTATGCTCTTGGCACTTCAGCAAAAGTTGAACTTTGGGGGCAAAAAAATTTCTTTATGGGTTACAATAAACTTATCGTGGTTTTATACGATTCATTAAACCTGAAAGAAAAAATTACCGATGCACACATTCAATTTTTGCCGCTCATGACCATGACGATGAACGGAATGATTACCCAACATGCAGCTCCCGTTGAAAATCCGGAAGAAAATGCTGTTGACGATGTTTTCCCCGGAGCGGTGGCTTTTGTCATGCCAACGTCAACCGGCGGAACATGGAAACTTGGCATATCTGTTCACAATCACAAGTCGGGGAAAGAAGGTGAAGCAAATTTCGACATCACTGTCGATAATCCGGCAACTGTAGTAATGAATGTTTTTACAACCATCACTCCTGATGCCAGCAAACTGGTTTTGTCGTTGCTCGAACCAATGGCGCCGAAGGTTGGAATGAACGACATTGAATTTACAATCCACCGAAAGGCAAGCATGATGGATTGGCCGGCTGATGACAGTTACACCATTGAGATTACTCCTGAAATGCCAAGCATGGGTCATGGCTCGCCCAACAATGTTAATCCAGTTAGCTCCGGAAATGGCCACTACAAAGGCAAAGTGAATTTCACCATGACCGGAGAATGGCGTGTAAATGTGCTGGTAAAGAAAGACGGACAAGCCGTCTCTAAGGATTTGTATTTCAATATAACCTTTTAAACAAAAAGAGGCTGTTTTAATGGTAATGTTTCAATGATAGCAATCACCACGTATTTAGTTCGGGGTCTGTCAGCCTTTCTGTTGAGATTCTGAAACCCCGCATGCCAAGCGAGCGGGCAGGAAGTTCAGGATGACAGGACTGATTACCTTGAAACAGCCTCATATTTTTCACTTATGAATAAGCTTTACCAAATGCTTCTACTGTCATTTTTGCCTGTAATCTCTATGGCACAAATGCCGGACAGAACGGATATGACTCGTGATACAATTCACCTGAGCGAGGTCGTCATTTCGGCAAACCTGCCGCTTGGCAATAAAGATTTGCTCGACTATTACCGAACCAACCATTTCGCAACTATCGACAACATCAATGCGCGACTGGAAGGGATGTCGCTCATCAAACGCGGCGCGTATGCGCTGGAACCCATGCTTCATGGTTTTTCAGGAGGGCAACTGAATGTGACCATCGACGGCATGAAAATGTTTGGCGCCTGCACCGACAAAATGGATCCGGTGACTTCGTACATCGAACCGACCAATTTGAAAAACATCTCCATCAACCAGGGAACCAACGGAAATATGAACGGCTGCAACGTTGGCGGCTCGGTTGATATGACCCTTCAGGAACCGGAAGAAACCAGCTCCGATATTCCTTTTACGTCCGTTGGGTTTGGCTACGAATCGGTGTCGCGCGGCAGGAATATACTCTTTTCTTCAGGACTAAGTAAAAACAAGTGGGCCTGGGGAATTGACGGTGTTTACCGCAAAAACGAAAATTACCGCGATGGCAACAACCAACTTATTCCATTTTCGCAATTCGAAAAAACCAACATTCATTCGGTCCTGAAATACACAACTTCAGGAAATAGCTTTATGAAAGCTGATTTTTTGTACGATCTGGCTCACAATGTGGGTTATCCGGCATTGCCCATGGACGTTTCGAAAGCGCGAGCCACGCTGGCAGCGCTCGAATTCAACAGAAACGGAAAAACCAAACTGAAAGCTAAAGTCTATTTCAATTCGGTTTTGCATGTCATGGACGACTCGAAACGCGACAGCACTTTCTTCCTGAAAAACAACACTACAGGAAAGAATGACACCGTTTTCATGCGCATGGACATGCCGGGCGAAAGTTCAACTTTTGGCACATACCTTCAGGCGGAACGATTTTGGAACCCGAAAAATAAGTTGAGCCTGAAAATTGACAATTACACCAATCATTCGCTGGCCGAAATGACAATGCACATGAACCGCAAATCGACCGTTCCGGAACCACCCATGTACATGCAAACCTGGCCCGAAATGCTCCGGAATGTTACAGGACTTTTTCTGCAGAATACAACCTTTGCATCAGATAAATTTCAGCTTACTGTAAACGGAAGGCTTGATTATAACATCGATGTTTTGCAATCGGAATACGGGCAGCAGCAATTTTCGGTATTCGGTTACTCGCTTGCCAAAAAGCAAAGCCGATTGGTAAAAAGCCTGAATCTATCGTCGCAATACAGCCTGGGAAAATACGTCTCGGCAAATGCGACGTTGGGTTATTCGGAGCGTCTGCCAACGATTACCGAACGACTGGGATTTTATTTGTACAATGCATACGACGGCTACGACTACATCGGGAATCCTTACATCAAAACCGAAAAATCAGATTTTATCCGGATGGAAATTCAACTGGCAAAAAGTAACTTAAAAATCAACTTAAGCCAATCGCTTAGTTTGGTACACGATTATATTCTGGGGATCACCAATCCGGATATTCCGCCGATGAATTTCTACACAAACGGAACTCGCATATATTCAAATATTCCATCCGCCCGACTATTCAGCACTGATTTGGATTTACTGTATACTCCGGTCAAAGCAATTTCCGTTTTCATGATCAGTAAGTTTACGTTTGGTGAGTTAAATTCAGGAGAAGCCATTCCGCTGATTCCTCCGCTGAAAAATATCATTTCGGTCAAATATCAAAAAGAAAATTTCTCAGTTCAGGTTGAAAATGAGTCGTCGCTGGCGCAAAACCGCATCAATAAAAGTTACGGAGAAACTACAAGTCCAGCCTATTCAATTTTTCAGGTAAAAGGAAGTTATGTCATTCATTTCAGGCATGTTGTTGCAGATATTGGGTGGGGAATTTCGAACCTTTTGAACAAAGCTTATTACGATCATTTGGATTGGGGTCGCATCAACCGGCCGGGCAGAAATGTGGAATTGCTTCTCAAATTCTCGTTCTGATTACTGATTTATTTGTTTTTCAGGACATGCAGTTTGCAATCGTCTAGTTTTCGGTAGGCAATAGTTTTTCCTGAAATATGAGGAGCGGCAACACCTTTCCCGAAAAATTGATTTCCAGTATAAACAAATGCTTCATCCCACAAATTCAGTTCAAGAAAACTATTCAACAATTCGCTGCCGCCTTCAACAATAACCGAAAGAATATCTCTTTTGTAGAGCTCTTCCATCATTTGTGGCAGAATATTCCGTCCGAAATCGAGTTTGATGAATTTCAGGTTTTCCCGATCCTCCTGATCAATCCCAGTAAAAACCCAGGTTGGAGCTTTGCCATCAAAAATGATCAAATTTGGGTTCAATCGTCCGGAGCGATCGAGCACCATTCGGATGGGTTGTGAGCCTGTCCATTCGCGTACAGTTAGCGCCGGATTATCATACTCTGCCGTATTTGTACCAATCAAGATGGCCGATTCTTCGGATCGCTGTTTGTGAACCAACCGTTTCGACAAAGCATTTGTAATCCAGGTCGGATGTTTCGTTTCGGTGCGATCGGTATCGATAAAACCATCGAGCGTTTGAGCCCATTTCAGGATAATATACGGTCGTTTTTGTTCGTGAAAAGTAAAAAACCGGCGGTTAATCGTTCGGCATTTTTTCTCCAGAAGTCCCACTTCAACCTCAATTCCTGCTTTTTGCATGCGCTCAATTCCTTTGCCGGCAACTGCAGCAAAGGGATCAATAGTTCCTATTACGACTTTAGGAATCTGGGTTTCGATGATCAAATCGGAGCACGGTGGAGTTTTCCCAAAATGCGCGCACGGTTCAAGCGAAACATACAAAGTTGACTCCTTCAGCAATTCCGGATTTTTTACCGAACGAATGGCATTCACTTCAGCATGAGGTTGCCCAAATTTTTCGTGGTAACCCTCTCCTATGATCTTCCCATTGTGCACAATTACACAACCGACCATGGGATTGGGAGCCACGTCACCTATTCCAAGCA is a window from the Aquipluma nitroreducens genome containing:
- a CDS encoding FixH family protein, with translation MKISFVKTIYFIIFSAFLFSCTSNNDEPIVDPLDGYTKLADDYALGTSAKVELWGQKNFFMGYNKLIVVLYDSLNLKEKITDAHIQFLPLMTMTMNGMITQHAAPVENPEENAVDDVFPGAVAFVMPTSTGGTWKLGISVHNHKSGKEGEANFDITVDNPATVVMNVFTTITPDASKLVLSLLEPMAPKVGMNDIEFTIHRKASMMDWPADDSYTIEITPEMPSMGHGSPNNVNPVSSGNGHYKGKVNFTMTGEWRVNVLVKKDGQAVSKDLYFNITF
- a CDS encoding TonB-dependent receptor domain-containing protein, encoding MNKLYQMLLLSFLPVISMAQMPDRTDMTRDTIHLSEVVISANLPLGNKDLLDYYRTNHFATIDNINARLEGMSLIKRGAYALEPMLHGFSGGQLNVTIDGMKMFGACTDKMDPVTSYIEPTNLKNISINQGTNGNMNGCNVGGSVDMTLQEPEETSSDIPFTSVGFGYESVSRGRNILFSSGLSKNKWAWGIDGVYRKNENYRDGNNQLIPFSQFEKTNIHSVLKYTTSGNSFMKADFLYDLAHNVGYPALPMDVSKARATLAALEFNRNGKTKLKAKVYFNSVLHVMDDSKRDSTFFLKNNTTGKNDTVFMRMDMPGESSTFGTYLQAERFWNPKNKLSLKIDNYTNHSLAEMTMHMNRKSTVPEPPMYMQTWPEMLRNVTGLFLQNTTFASDKFQLTVNGRLDYNIDVLQSEYGQQQFSVFGYSLAKKQSRLVKSLNLSSQYSLGKYVSANATLGYSERLPTITERLGFYLYNAYDGYDYIGNPYIKTEKSDFIRMEIQLAKSNLKINLSQSLSLVHDYILGITNPDIPPMNFYTNGTRIYSNIPSARLFSTDLDLLYTPVKAISVFMISKFTFGELNSGEAIPLIPPLKNIISVKYQKENFSVQVENESSLAQNRINKSYGETTSPAYSIFQVKGSYVIHFRHVVADIGWGISNLLNKAYYDHLDWGRINRPGRNVELLLKFSF
- the ribD gene encoding bifunctional diaminohydroxyphosphoribosylaminopyrimidine deaminase/5-amino-6-(5-phosphoribosylamino)uracil reductase RibD is translated as MSTPETFMQRCLDLALLGIGDVAPNPMVGCVIVHNGKIIGEGYHEKFGQPHAEVNAIRSVKNPELLKESTLYVSLEPCAHFGKTPPCSDLIIETQIPKVVIGTIDPFAAVAGKGIERMQKAGIEVEVGLLEKKCRTINRRFFTFHEQKRPYIILKWAQTLDGFIDTDRTETKHPTWITNALSKRLVHKQRSEESAILIGTNTAEYDNPALTVREWTGSQPIRMVLDRSGRLNPNLIIFDGKAPTWVFTGIDQEDRENLKFIKLDFGRNILPQMMEELYKRDILSVIVEGGSELLNSFLELNLWDEAFVYTGNQFFGKGVAAPHISGKTIAYRKLDDCKLHVLKNK